A window of Erpetoichthys calabaricus chromosome 12, fErpCal1.3, whole genome shotgun sequence contains these coding sequences:
- the LOC114661812 gene encoding uncharacterized protein LOC114661812, translating into MVQSELENFNASLLLKQVTIEDGGEYTCEVSETMLETATARVTLKVVALPKVFVKPSLKMPNRSSTLECHVQHFYPRDITIEWVKDSMPLLHQRPLQIEQNGDQTLSTVNRYLYFHETKDVAANISCRVKHESLYGSVKEIPLQFCLPNITPKMIMNGDKWQAICQVDDCHFSNVTVRLKKKETMINESTCNEVPVCATKVTFMKSIKEELFCEVEFEGIDKPITKCILLINRGLMNCSRRDDVPGVNNGNIRNEENENLPTTI; encoded by the exons ATGGTTCAAAGTGAGTTAGAGAACTTTAACGCCTCCCTCTTACTCAAGCAAGTCACCATTGAAGATGGAGGAGAATATACATGTGAAGTGTCCGAGACTATGCTGGAGACTGCAACAGCCCGGGTTACACTCAAAGTTGTCG CTCTTCCTAAAGTATTTGTGAAGCCCAGTCTGAAAATGCCAAATCGATCAAGCACCTTGGAGTGTCATGTCCAACACTTCTACCCCAGAGACATTACCATTGAATGGGTAAAAGACTCCATGCCACTGCTTCATCAAAGGCCTCTGCAGATAGAGCAAAATGGAGACCAAACCTTAAGTACAGTGAACCGTTACCTCTACTTCCATGAAACCAAAGACGTGGCTGCCAACATATCCTGCCGGGTGAAACATGAATCTCTGTATGGGTCAGTGAAGGAGATTCCACTACAATTTTGCC TGCCAAATATTACACCCAAAATGATAATGAATGGTGACAAATGGCAAGCCATCTGTCAAGTTGATGACTGCCATTTCAGCAATGTCACTGTGAGACTGAAGAAGAAAGAGACAATGATAAATGAATCAACGTGCAATGAAGTCCCAGTATGTGCAACCAAAGTGACCTTCATGAAGAGCATTAAAGAGGAGCTTTTCTGTGAGGTGGAGTTTGAAGGGATTGATAAACCGATCACTAAATGCATTCTACTTATCAATCGAG GTCTAATGAACTGTTCCAGGCGTGACGATGTGCCAGGAGTTAATAACGGCAACATCCGAAATGAGGAAAATGAAAATTTACCAACCACAATTTGA